In Ananas comosus cultivar F153 linkage group 10, ASM154086v1, whole genome shotgun sequence, the sequence aggaagaaaaaattataaagttacaACAAGTCAACAATTGTGTTGGTCCGTACAGAAATTAGATACCATTTAACTTTTTCGATACTGGAATACACATTGAGTCATTCgtcgtatttatttttatcatctaATGATTCAAACGAAGCTGAAAAACATGATAAATTATTCGCTGTGTAACACTCCACATGGTTTTTATAAGTATCCGTAATCAGTCAACATGCACGAAGTATTTTGAGCGCTTTCTTGGAGAAATTTGGTAGTTTAGGTGGCTTCGCTGAATTTATCTCCACCAAGAATTTGgtataagaaaatgaaaaaaacaagTTATAGGAAGTCCAAGAGgagaaaatagaagaaaaactaaaataaatattaagccTCTTTAAggtaaaaaaatcttttaaaaacacGTAATTGGGCACGAATTTATGTTAAGAATCATTGTATCAGTACTCATCGATCTTATTCGAGAGTCTAATACTTAATTTTACGATTGGAGTGCATTAATCAAGCCACAATATTTGCACAGAAATATCCATTCTATTCTTAGGCACAAAAGAACCGCATAAAATCCAAGTCCCTTTGGTGTGTATAGTAACTAGACAAAGATGAGCACAGGGCCAATGTTAATACAAAAATGCACTAGGCAAAAACACAATACTCACCAATTCTTTCGCGGACAATCAATTTATTTGCATTCCTCAATTACACTCTTGTTCCAGTGATCCCTTCCAGAAAAAAGCAAGCCAAGGCGCTTTCGCGAAAAAGCGATACAAAACTATACCGTAGAGAAATGGCCATACATTCTCAACTACtcccatatatatatcttcGAATGAGCAATATATTATTGGTTTTGTACAAGGCTTGCATATAAGGCTGGAATTTCAATGCGTAAAATGCATGAGAAGGATCCTATGCTTTCGcggcaaaaaatgaaaaaaatcgaggtgtaaaaacaaaataaaaggtcaGCTTGAGCTATGAAATGAGCAAAAGAAATCGACAAGAAGGTCTCACGTAGCTGTTTGAATGCTCAAGGATGAGACTTTCTTCTGCAGTTTCCCCTTCAGCTGCCTGATCTTAGCATCGACCCTCGCGGAGAAACCAATCTTAGTCTCCTGCCTCGCCTTAGAACTCTCCCGTTTCCACATAATCTGATCCTCTACATCTTTTTTGTAATGTTTAATCTCCTGAATAACATGGTGATCAAGTGGATTGCATGCTCTCTGATAGGAGATATGGGCCAAGTATGGGAGGTTGCAAGCAACAGTAACTAGAAGGGTCACAGACCAGTATATCGGGGCCGATCCGAGGGCTTCTAGAAGAATCTGGAAGTTGTTTCCGGAAATCAATGGCGATGTCATTCCGTAGGCTAGAAGGAAAAGGTACCATGTGGTGACGCTGCCCCACACAAAGAGGTGCTGAATCCATGTGAAGTGGCTCATCGTGAGGGCGATCTGGACGTTGACGGCCCAGATTATGCAAGTGAACATGGCGGTCCCCACGGCGGCCATGTCAGCGGTCTGGCCTTCTGGGCGGAAGGCCTGATTGTAGAAGATGCCGATgttgaggaagaagataactaaGGATGAGTAGAGACCATTGCCCATCCAACCAAAAATCCTATTCCAGTCGAAGAAAAGGTTTCTCGGTCCTTGCTGATACAAGGCTGGGAACTGCAGAATAATTTGTGTGCAATTGAAATAATTAAAGGTACACAAACAATACAAAACTCACGGGGAGGTTGGATTTGTATttgaagcaaaaagaaaaattaacgaCGAGCTTTTTCATCAGTTCAATGGTGTATATGTAGGCAATCATGCTGACGGAGCGCACACAAAAATTCAGATGGTGCAGGGATATTATAATTTCTGACGGACAACACAACATTGTTTTATCTCAGAAGATTACTACAATTTATAGATAGACATCCAAAGTGAAGACCAGAGTAAATGTAGTTCACCTGTAAGCAGACTTCAGAAGGAACGTCTTGCTCAAAGACTCCGAGCGATATCACGGGCAATGAGGTGAGGATGACATTGAAAAGGATCATGTACCAGTCGTCATATACTGACTGGCCGGAGAACGCAGTGTATGCCTCAAAGTAGAATATCGTGAGGCCGAAAGCAATATTCTTGTAGAAAAAGTAACATATCTGAATGCAATTAGATCAAAGTATTAGTAAAATAGAGCCCACCATACAGAAAACGGATGTGTTTCTAGCTAGCCATTACCATCTGCGCAATCCTCTTGTAGCACCAGTGACCATGAACAAGAAGCAGCCGCTCAAGAAAACGAAATTGGGAAATAGAAAAATCGCTAGCCATCACGGCCTGCCCCAAACAGAACAATCCTGATTATGATTAGTACCGAAAGAGATGAACAAAAATGGAATTCCCGGAAGACAGGGAAATCAGGTTCCTGAGAAAACAAAGTATTTTCTTGTCTTTGCAAATTTGTATCATAATCTTCTTTATTAACTAAAGCACCACTGAGACTCCTTGTCACGACTCATGAATATATAAATCAGAGATTTTGGCCATGtcaatttgatttataaaaaaaattaaataaaaaataagaaacagaaaaaaaaaaaaaaagaagaaagaaagatcaAAGAAGCATAAGAGAAAAACAAGCAAATCATTTTTTCGCCAAATGccaagaaaaataaatagaagcACTGAAAAATCAACCTGCATTCCCTCCACGCCGCTGATACCAACACCGATATCAGCTTCTTGAATCATGCCGACATCATTTGCACCATCACCTATAGCTAAAGTGGTTTGGCCCGTTCCTTCATTAACCAGTCGAGTGACCTAAATCAGAAAATGAGATTCATTTTAAAGTAACCCTACATGTTAATTTCACCGCTTTGTAGGTATCAACTATGGGTACCAGTGCTTTCTGCTTTGGAGAGACCCGACAGCATATGACAGAAGCACAATCAATTGCTAGGTTCAAAAAGTGGGTCTTCATATCATCCTCCAAGGCATACGTCAAAGTTTTGCCATCGATTATCAAGGCAAATGCTGCGTGAGGATCCTTTTCCAGCTTGACCATTTGTGAAGCATTAGTTATTTGCAGCAAAAGATTCTCCTTTGCTTCCTGCTCATTCGTCAAAGATAAAAGCAAAGCCTACCATAAAAAGACTTACTGCAGAGATCAACGCCTGAAACTGTAGTAAGCTAAATGATTTACAAAAACTACCTTTCTTGCATCTTGTGAGATTAAGTCACCGTTCACTGTGGACAAACATATCTGTTTCATGCCTTGCCTAAGTAAGCTGCATGCAAATCTGCAAAGATGAAATGAACTGTCAAGTTACATATATTGCAtatttgtcataattttttgtGTAGCTATAATGGTTTGAAAGGTTACCCTATATTGATTGCTGTTTCCATTTTATCACCAGTCAGAACCCAGATTTTGAGACCAGCTTGAGCTAATTTATCTATACACTGAGGAAcctgaaaaagaaagaaagaaatcagCAATGTCAACTGAGAGAGACGATAAATTTAGCGGTAAAACTAAAGGCCAAAAACTTGCTCCTTTTTGTAGTTTATCTTCAACAGCAGTTGCACCCACAAGGATCAGTTCCCTTTCAATCAAATCAGAGACTCGCTCAAGTTGGGCTTCTCTGTCAGGACCGATAGAAGTTTTTGCTTTAAGAAACTCGGTGTTCCATGCAGAATACTCTGTTTCCTCCAGTACTCTGTATGACAGTGCAAGTGTACGCAAGCCTGCTTCCCCGTAGTCACTTAGATGTTTAGTAGTGTCAACCTCGTACATTCTTCCATTCTTTGATAGTCGATCGAAAATGATGCTGtttggagaaagagagaatttaTCCATTAGAGCACGTTTAGCAAGCCAAGATTACTATAGGTATATAATTATAGTGCAGCAGATGATTCAGCAGAAGCACTAACAACATTCATAGATATAGTGTTTGTTCGGCCTAGTTTTCAGAATCAACTCATTAACTCACAGAAACATAAGCTAGGAGGttggcaaacaaaaaaaacttgGTTCTTCACTCGTGGCAAAAAGCTGAAAAGCTTCTAGTCCACAAAAGCTGAAGGTCCAATTAGGAGCTTTGCATTTGCTGGAGCAGGAAACTGTTGGGAAAATCTTAACAAAAGAACCGATTACTGTTTCTTCGAATAACTTTACCCAGGCAGCACTTTTGTGTAAGCTTCAGCTAGCTAGAAAAGAACCACCTTTCATCAGCAAAAATAAGCAAAGAAGCAAACTGACGTGGCAATTGCGGTATCATACCTGTCCGCTCCTTTGCAAAGAAGAAGAATTTGCCCAGCTTCGTCCCGCAAAATTACGGACATCCTTTTCCTTTTGCTGCTGAATTCCAATAGACTGAGAACCTTGAACTCCCTAAAAACAAACGACCTCAAGAGTTAACAAGCCAATACTACGTAAAATTAAAAGATGATACCAGCTAATTATACTTTGGGTCTGCTATATGACCTTTCGACAGGGTACTGAGAAGAGGCATATCTCTCCCTAACAAAGACGCTTGATTGAGTCCTCTTACAGAACTCAAAACCAAATTCCCTTGCAGCAACCAGGAAGGCCCCTTCATCAGGTGATTCCGCTTCGTAGCTAAAACTGCCAGTTTCCTCGTTCATTTCGGGAATTGCTGTGTGACAGAGAGCAAGTATCCTGAAAAACATAAGAATAGTACCGGCACTAGGATCATTTATCCAATTTCCTTGCATGAGTCGGTCGTCTTCAAAGCTGAAACCTTTTATTGCGGGCTTTTTTGCAATATCAACTGTAAATGAAATCCTGTCTTCTAAATCGATTTCCCCGGCTTCTGAAGCCATCTGCTTTGCGGCAGCTATTTCGACTTCACTAGAACGCCGGCCATATGAAACTCCTGCTATGGAACACTTCAAAAAGTCCATCTGATTGCAGGTCAAAGTGCCCGTTTTATCCGATAAAATTGTATGGACTTGGCCAAGCTCCTCGTTTAAGTTCGAGGTCCGTGCGTCAGCGGGATTTCCAGTATCCTCATCATACATATGCAGATCATGGTTGATGAACATAGCTTGTAAAACCTTGACAACTTCGATGGAAACATAGAGTGAGATCGGAATCAAATACCCATAAAGAATGAGTGCCGTGACGAGATGGAAGACGCCGGAAGTAACAGGCTTCGACGGGTCGTACAAGTTTGAGGTGTCGTCTGGTCGCAAATACCACCAGTGTGGCATCCCGAACTTGGTGTTCACGGCAAAGCCGATCGAGCTGATCAGCGATATCAACACAAGCAGCGTGAACAGGATATAAATGATACGGTCCATTTTCCTCTCAATGTTACTCCTCTTGGACGGCGATTGGGTCGCGTTCTGCATGACTTTGCTATCATGACCCGTGAAAACGACCACTCCATAGACATAGGAAGTATTTCGAAGCTTTGAATCCCTGAGAAGAATCTGACTCGGGTCGAGAGCATAGACCTGTCTCTCATATTCGAAATTACCGACGAAGGTGTACAAGCTAGGATTCGGATCCTCGCACCGAATAATGGCCTTAAATTCCCTAAAAGTCCCGTCTTCGTCCAGCGGGAGTGTCACCTCCAAAGCCCTCTTGACCTTCAAATTCGTCTCGCCGTCCAAATTCATGGTCTCGACGTAACAAATGCCGTCCTCGTAGCTCGACGAGAGCAGAAGCAAATCGGCGGGGAAGAACTGATCCTTTTCGACCTTAACGACGTCCCCTACCTGAATCTTCTGCCAATGCTTGTAGCTGAATTGTCCGTCCCCTTTGTGGAAGCTGACCTTCCGGCTGTTAACCTTCATGTCCTGCACGAAGCGCCGCCAATCCTCGAGCGCCTCCTTGGCCATGCTGAGGCCGACGACGAAGGCGAGGGGCGCGATCATGCTGACGTAGGAGAAGGGGGCGATCGGGGTGAGGGAGAGGATGGCGGCGAGGAGGAAGTAGAGGTTGGCGACGCGGCGGAACTGCTCGAACACGGCCTTGGGGAGGAAGGTGAGGATGTTGTACTTGGTGGTGGAGATGTAGTTGGAGGGGTAGCGGAGGGGCTTCTTGCGGTGGATCCGGGGCTGGTTGCAGTGGACGGCGCGGGAGAATCCGGGGCCGCCGAGGGATTGCGCGGCGGCGTCGGAGTCCGAGGGGGAAGCGCAGGGGCGGAGGCAGGAGAACGTGTAGAGCTTGCTCCATCGGAGGAGCTCCCGACGCCGCGCGCCGCGCGCCATTGCCcgattctagggttagggttagggttagggtttgctcAGATCCGATCGGGGGAGAAGGGTGCGTTCCCCTCCATCTACATCTAAATGGATCGGAAAACTAAGCTCTAAAATTCGCAAAAATTTGGGGAATCACACGAAATTTCTCAAATGATCGATTGATTGCCGATCTAAATCACGAATGTGACGAGAAATCTATGGCACACATTGTGTCGGGATCTCCAGAAATCGTTCGAAATCGGCGTTTAATCGGAAATTTAAGAGCAAAATTGCGAGAAATGTACCTTCGAAACGATCAAGAGATCGAAACTTCAACAAGAAAAAAACAaggatttatttaaaaaattaaagaagataGAAACAAATCGCGACGAGAAAAAGCAAAAGAGGATGGATCGAAGGAGACGGAGctcgaaggagagagagagaaacagagagagagagagagaacgcaCGAGGAGcgtgaagaggaggaggaggcccgAACGACTCGGAATCAGAGAGCAGGGGTTTTGGACCGTTCGATCAACTTTACGTTTCGTGCAAcgggagatgagagagagagtgactTGGGGGGTTTCGCGGGTTCCCTCTCGGGCGATTCGAACCAACGGTaggcattattattattattaattattatttctttaataaTATTTCGAATAATTTCTTTATTAAGCTAATTAAACTGCTAACATCGTGTTTTTCCCTTTTCCCCTATTAtaatgtaattattattatgttcgtaataataattaatggtcgtaataataattaatggtCGATGAATTAGAGGGCGAAACTTTGTTAAGTAAACTGTGGGACCCACCAACGTTACGTCAGGTCCGAGCAGCGAGACACGTGTCACGCTACCGATTCTTCTACAGGGTCGAGATCCCCTACAACTCCTCGCGGAAGAAAATGCTACTTCTCGCACTAACCATGGCTCTTGGCCTAATACATCGCGCGCGCGCAACCCGACTTTTAAAGCATTTACTGTTGCAATGGTCCTCGTAAATTACTTTTTATTCAGATATTCTGAATAAGAGAAGATGTTCCccaaccatagttagttaacaaaaattcaatacgggtataaattgaataaaatttatttttaattttttaaatttgttaaaaaatacggctaaaaaacggattcaataattattcggatacatgATTTATACGAATATTATAggttcatcaattaaaaattcagaatcaaaaattcggctatatatattattattattataatttatatatatatattaaatatatttaaaattataataaacatatagtaataatatataagagttatattatatatttataaatattaataaataattNTAAAAAAGAAGCAACACTACATTTAATTTGACTCTTCCAGGTAGCAACCTCGTAAGTGTCAACTAATCTATAATGTAGTTTTCGCAAACATAGTTACTTGATTGTTTTTGTATGGGTGGTTGGAGTTATAATATTTGGCTGGAATCAAAACGGTATACAATTATTTTctcaaagagagaaagagagaattgtTGGAGAAATAAATTATTGCCTGAACCCAGTGCATTCATGCACCTTgcacaccatttttttttttattgagagataggtagtacgctatccgattcgtttatttcatttagaaataaacttaattgaaaatgagaatcaactagtattcgaacttgggtctcgggtaccaaccatcaaaccctttgccacttgctctaggaccGCTGTGCTATTTTCATCCATAGTTTTCGCGGACCCCTCGGGCGAGACGGAATCTGCCGTTGTGGCCCTCTTACTCCCAGCGTCAGCCAgggtggcggaggagaaggaCGCTGACGACACGGACGAGTTCGGTGATTAGAGCGGCGACGACACGACCCGCGAGCACTGTGTTTTTTGggcgaatcattcgcgaatcgcgaataattatttttgacgaaaaaacgtgctttttttttctgaatttttcgaaaaaaatacgaattcggatgtttaatttgtttcttaaaaaattcgctaataattcacaaattattcgcgaattaactaaccatGTTTCCAAATCGAAATACAATACGGAGCTTTTAGTTGGCTAACGACgcagaagagaaagaaaacaaTGTCCTCAAATTAGGTGTTTTTCAatctctttattattatttcataagATTAAGCTAGAGTAAGTATTTTGAGGCCGATACCCAGCCGTGCATTTATACAGTAACTTAGTCTAAATTACTTGGTgccaataaaaaaaagtatagtatagtaaaatataaataggcCCATAAACAAATGACATTGCATACCGGGCAAGGACAAAAGACGATTATCCCcatttatacccaaacgttaattttttacccaaaaataatagttctcggttatccccaccattacaatcattttctatataaaactatctaaaattgttcttatccccgggaacaacccaattttcacccaaacactatttttcttatccccatacttgtatctatccctataatagctagttcttgcttatacccgaaccaaacggtattAGGTAAACTTGAGATACCACTTCTGTGGTTTtccattttttcactttaatattctgaaatttaaaatatattaatttagtaccctttgattttatttttttcttttcatcagattttttttttttcgttaaatctattacaaagttaaaactaaaaggtattaaagcgaatattcaataaacctatgtgaaatatctaaaattttttgtatataatttaataaaatgttaacGAAAGAgctgatgaaaagaaaaaaataaaatcataagatattaaattaatatacttcaaaccacatatatataatataatattgaagtgattgagaaagtgcgaaacaaaagagatagtatttgaagtttatccataaaaatttgataattaatattcgAAGTCACATGTTCAAAGACTAGGCTAGTGGTAAATAGCAATTCTAGTTTGTCAACCACTTACCATCCTCCCtaaaaatatgttttaaatttttttttattttttaaaaagtattttaattagttttctttaaaaatagCAGGAGAAGTGACGTGGCTTAAGCATCAAGGGGGTAACATGCCGATTTTGAAAGTTTACGAGGCCCGCCCAAGTGATAATTGCAGTAAATTTAAGGGGGTTTAATTCAAcctttgtccttttttttttgagaaatgtaTTATTAGGTTATTAAATAGTAGAAAATAATAACACTGAAATCTTCTCTTTACACGGTCTCTCTACCATTGAACTCAGAGGAAGACTATTTAGGTAGCGTTTAGTTtggatataagcaagaactatcTATTACAGaaatagatacaagtatgaagacaaaaaaaatagcatttggataaaaattagattgtttccgaaaataagaaaaataacgtttgaatatataatatagaataaaaaaaatagtgagtagttatatatagaaaataaaggtgTTGATAGAAATAGTTATTCCCAATTATTATACATAACCGATAACTACTATTTTCGGACAAAGAATTAACATTTTGTTATAAAAAGGTATAagagttattccaccccttataGTATAAGAGCTAGTTTGGATAAGACTAATTTTAGCAGCGttacttttttttactaatttatagAAACGCCGTATATGCTTACAAAGAGCTATTTGGATGcttttttaaagtataaaaagCAATAAAAACACCTCAAAAATCTTTAAATTCGTTACAAAAGTAAAGATGGCGTAAATCTTTGGATCTCGGGATTTGCTTTTTCACTCTACgataaaattgaataaaatcaCAAGGTATCCAAACAGCCCCTACTCAGTGATGATaaaattaagggaaaactttaaaaaccccccctgtggtttcatgcattctcactttagtaccctgtggtttaaaacgtatcaatttgctcccctgtggtttcgtttttatcttttcagaagctttttcgttaatatttcgttaaattatatacaaaaaacttcagataaccatctatgtttatcgaatattcactttagtattctttaattttaattttgtcactgatttaagaaaaaaaaaataataaaattgataacaaaaaaagaaaaatgaaaccacaggggggcaaattgatacgttttaaaccacagggtatgaaagtgagaatgcatgaaaccacagggggggtttttgaagttttccctaaaattaaataaaattgattTACGGATCTCGGGATTTGCTTTTTCACTCTAcgataaaattaaataaaatcacaaggtaTCCAAACAGCCCCTACTCCgtgatgataaaattaaataaaattacaagataTCCAAACAGGCCATACTCCGTGATGGTACTCGGGCCATCCTAGGCAGGAGGATGTGGCACTCTTTGTCCTTTGGAGTAGGTTGGGCCGAGGGTCTCAGACTTATAAGCATCAACCACGGAGAAGTGTTGGGCTGGGCTCCAAGGTATGTAATCCCCAGGCTGAGCCCATTAGAACCCTCAACTAGACGTCATATATGCGCTTTGTAACCTAAGCTGCAgttgttctttctttctttaagaGACCATTTGGTTcgatataattatatatacaatacaattaaaaatataataattaaaactatatCCATCCTGTTTAATTAGATATAATAAAAAGCgctgcaactataaataatttatttagttatatatatatatatatatatatatatatatatatatatatatatatatatatatatatatatgatagtgaGATTATctcaactataaaaaatattttttttgtttaaaaataattaagtaggTAAGTTTATCTATTATTTAAAGTTACTTTTTTCAACTGCTACAGTTAAAATTGCGATCAATTTAGACGTAGATCCAATTAAAACTGCGATCAATTTAGGCGTAGATCCAACTGCTGCGGTTGGATCTCCTCCTGCAATttctactgcaacaattgaaattaaatatatcaaagcAAATACCGAATTTACATTTGTATATAAATTACAACTGTCGTGCAGATACAACTATATACAATCAAATAACCCACTAAATGAAGGGTCACAAAGttttgatgaatataaaaaCAGTTCTTTCGTAACTAAAAGCCAAGTATGCGAGGTAAGAACCTTTCGGAAAATGTACAATCCATGCAGAAACGTACATCTAATATTCACGAATCCTAAGATTAAGATAAAATAGAATATGACAAAATTAAGCCTAGAATGCAAAtcttacatataatttttatctagtttttttaaatatacagTAGAAGAACATTGTGCTTCCAATTTGATAATGCCATGGCCCCAGGCCTCCAACAAGGTGCAAATTTTTGACGAACCGGGTGCACAAGAATTTTGGCCGAGAGcggaataataatatatatatttaattttgcaattttagATCATACTTTAGTTTTTAgtctttaatttcaaacttttgctCGGAGCAACTACATGACATCACGTCCATTATCACTCGTCCCATCGGCACATTTAAATATCTTATCCGCActgttataataataataatattaatattaatccATCTTAGCATAATAAACGGattaaaatataagtaaaaaaaaaaaaacaaggtaaTAATCTAGCACGCTACAAGCAATAACTATagagcccctctctctctctctctctctctctcttctctctcggACTGCTctcttcgctttttttttttttttttaacttttttttttgggttttttctttttggctctCTTTTACGCTTCACCACTTTccagatattttatatttacattttagaAAGACCACGAGTGGGGACGTCTCCAACCTCTGACTCCGATCCTTCCAGATCcccaaatatattatatataatatataaagtttaataaaaaaaaaagaaaaaaaaaaaggaaagagttaCACGAGATGCGAAATTACAGATTTatccatcgtcgtcgtcgtcgtcgtcgtcgtcgttgttcaGCCGCAGAGGGCGCCCACCTCCCTGAGCCTGGGGACGAGGCGGCCGCTGAGGTGGAGGCCCATGAGCCCCTCGATCCCGCCGACGGGGGCGCCGCCGACGAAGAGCGCGGGGATCCCCCCCGCAGCGAGCagcagcgccgccgccgcctcctcctccgccccctccaCCTCGATCACCGTCGGGTGCGCCCCCACCGTCGCCAGGAGCCGCTTCATCACGTGGCACATGCAGCAGCCCCTCCTCGTGAAGATCACCACCGGGTTCTCCCTTATCAGCCGCTCCATCCTCGTCTCCGGCGCCTCCCCGCCGTCGATCGTCaaccccgccgccgccaccgccgcccctCCGCTCGGCAGCGGCCTACACCTCACCCCCTGCATCCAGATCCCCCCTAGCTAAATCCCCCAGATCTATAATCTACAAGAAGAGACCGACGAAATATTAGGGTAAACCGAGAGAgccgaggaagaagaagaagacgacgacgacgacgacgactaaggaggaggaggagaaagggatCGATCGATAGGAACGGATTCAGAGAGGGGGCGAAGTGGGATTTATATATAGTGGTGGTGGGAAGGGGGAGGGGAGAGGTGGGAGCAGGAGCTCCACAACTCACTCACATGGGGGGGAGGGGTAACGTCACTATGACGTGACGGGTTACCGGGTGGGGCCCGCGGTGTTGCGTCACGTGGCCGGCGAAGCGGAAGCGAGGAGTGACGGAGCGGGGGTGTACTGACTAAAGAGAGAGCGAACGGCAGGGAGCGATGATGCCGTCACCTGTCCcctctacactgtcacacttgcaccacgtcattaataacaagccaatcacattcctttttttcaaataaaaatgcaataaaaatattttttataatcatgatggaatATGTATTCTTcaaagaattaatttgattggtttgttacgtcacgtcactaatataccggttgcattctaaaatttttccacGTAAGGAGAGGCACCTCTACTCTCACGTGCGGGGCCCCCACGCCCGAATGACGTCACCCACAGGGCCAACCACGTGGCAATTAATTGTCTAGGGGAACGGTGGGGCCCGCAGCGACGTCACTGACACGTGGATAAACGGGCGACCGTTGACGTCCATTCCGCCCCGGTGCGGGCGCTAGTGGACCGTCCATTTTCGACATCGCACACGTCACCGGCGGGgataaataagataataataataataataataataataataaatgatgtCGTAATGCGACGTTTCCTCGACGCGACCTCCGATTGGTCGATGGGGGTCCTCCTCAATCAACGGCCGCTGATGCTCGCGGGGCACTCTCGTGAATATCTCCAACTCACGGGCTAAATGGTGGGGCC encodes:
- the LOC109716009 gene encoding probable phospholipid-transporting ATPase 4 isoform X1; the protein is MARGARRRELLRWSKLYTFSCLRPCASPSDSDAAAQSLGGPGFSRAVHCNQPRIHRKKPLRYPSNYISTTKYNILTFLPKAVFEQFRRVANLYFLLAAILSLTPIAPFSYVSMIAPLAFVVGLSMAKEALEDWRRFVQDMKVNSRKVSFHKGDGQFSYKHWQKIQVGDVVKVEKDQFFPADLLLLSSSYEDGICYVETMNLDGETNLKVKRALEVTLPLDEDGTFREFKAIIRCEDPNPSLYTFVGNFEYERQVYALDPSQILLRDSKLRNTSYVYGVVVFTGHDSKVMQNATQSPSKRSNIERKMDRIIYILFTLLVLISLISSIGFAVNTKFGMPHWWYLRPDDTSNLYDPSKPVTSGVFHLVTALILYGYLIPISLYVSIEVVKVLQAMFINHDLHMYDEDTGNPADARTSNLNEELGQVHTILSDKTGTLTCNQMDFLKCSIAGVSYGRRSSEVEIAAAKQMASEAGEIDLEDRISFTVDIAKKPAIKGFSFEDDRLMQGNWINDPSAGTILMFFRILALCHTAIPEMNEETGSFSYEAESPDEGAFLVAAREFGFEFCKRTQSSVFVRERYASSQYPVEREFKVLSLLEFSSKRKRMSVILRDEAGQILLLCKGADSIIFDRLSKNGRMYEVDTTKHLSDYGEAGLRTLALSYRVLEETEYSAWNTEFLKAKTSIGPDREAQLERVSDLIERELILVGATAVEDKLQKGVPQCIDKLAQAGLKIWVLTGDKMETAINIGFACSLLRQGMKQICLSTVNGDLISQDARKALLLSLTNEQEAKENLLLQITNASQMVKLEKDPHAAFALIIDGKTLTYALEDDMKTHFLNLAIDCASVICCRVSPKQKALVTRLVNEGTGQTTLAIGDGANDVGMIQEADIGVGISGVEGMQAVMASDFSISQFRFLERLLLVHGHWCYKRIAQMICYFFYKNIAFGLTIFYFEAYTAFSGQSVYDDWYMILFNVILTSLPVISLGVFEQDVPSEVCLQFPALYQQGPRNLFFDWNRIFGWMGNGLYSSLVIFFLNIGIFYNQAFRPEGQTADMAAVGTAMFTCIIWAVNVQIALTMSHFTWIQHLFVWGSVTTWYLFLLAYGMTSPLISGNNFQILLEALGSAPIYWSVTLLVTVACNLPYLAHISYQRACNPLDHHVIQEIKHYKKDVEDQIMWKRESSKARQETKIGFSARVDAKIRQLKGKLQKKVSSLSIQTAT